The proteins below are encoded in one region of Oncorhynchus kisutch isolate 150728-3 linkage group LG14, Okis_V2, whole genome shotgun sequence:
- the tert gene encoding telomerase reverse transcriptase isoform X1: MPSGDMTRVLGILSSLYPHVETLEEFADHTVFREGQRAVLIEPTDTTRFISFVRGVFVCTDKTLQDVPSCNQISTVPELLAFVLNNTKRKKKRNVLAHGYGYTFQDRDADQFKFHGEITQSAAYIHGSDLWKRICQRLGTDVSKYLLESCSLFVTVPPSSAFQVCGVPVYDRVSMSTGISRFHLGYKRNGTTRNSRGRSEVRNGGWEFQRSGGRKRRWDGGRDTGKRKGEEVSLGGKREREEVEGDGCLPGKRRWDGGRDTGKRKGEEVSLGGEREEVEGDGCLPGKRRWDGGRDTGKRKGEEVSLGGKREREEVEGDGCLPGKGRWDGGRDTGKRKGEEVSLGGKREEVEGDGYLPGKRRCTQREAPTVSSGTSDRKHRTLETNGVKRPVEVISLTKGPTQSLQVFNGSSNVEPVSAEMERLRKPMEQLSGPGRPLEAVMVTIAPAESSKQVSDGTGNIEQMSMKTGHRRPAAVVQRPVEEQSGPVSATVHVEGGPSWRTGSFPPLSHSQSFIRTLGMLYGGRGMRRFLLNRKRKSRDEGPRRLQGRDLVRLVFFEGVAYLNGAERKPERLPRRFFTLVPLFCQLLRRHRRCPYSKILQRVCPAVGQGDMASLLPQHSAPHRVYLFVRECLNAVVPSEFWGSDHNRFKFLSAVRNFLSMGKFERMSLAELMWKMKVNDCDWLKISKTGRCPPSELSYRTRVLGQLLAWLLDGYVLGLVRAMFYVTESMGQKNALRFYRYQVWAKLQELALSGHLSKGQMSELTLAQVTSLPKTTVISRLRFIPKTEGMRPITRVIGADAKTRLFQTRVKELLDVLGVCVRSSPSLLGSTVWGLTDIHRVLSSITPAQKDKPQPLYFVKVDVSGAYDSLPHTRLLEVIGQVLSHVQEELFSVRCYAKVWADTHEGLKKTFVRQADTVASTNMKGFVMALQREGKVHDAILVEQHFSTDIHGKDVLEFFTQMLSSCVVQFGKKSFRQCQGIPQGSVASSLLCCLCYGHMENLLFPNVSQRGGCLMRLVDDFLLITPDLSQAQTFLKTLMAGVPQYGCVVNPQKVAVNFPLGEGGSCPAGVRLLPLHCLFPWCGLLLNTHTLDVHNNYGSYAGLSLRYSLTLGSAHCAGQQMKRKLMSILRFKCHALFLDLKTNSLEAVYSNIYKLVLLHAFRFHACAQSLPFGQKVGGNHSYFLNLIWDLAEYTNQLVRLCNKGLSLGCKALTGSLQYEAVELIYCLAFLLVLSRHRPLYYHLLAPLRTRKRKLEGKLVGLRLARIRQAATPKMPEDFKAIRA; the protein is encoded by the exons ATGCCCAGTGGCGATATGACGCGTGTGCTCGGCATACTCAGCTCTCTGTATCCGCACGTCGAGACCCTGGAGGAGTTTGCAGACCATACTGTAttcagagagggacagagagcggtGCTCATCGAACCGACAGATACAACGCGCTTCATATCGTTTGTCCGGGGAGTGTTTGTCTGCACGGATAAAACCCTACAGGACGTCCCCAGCTGCAATCAG ATCAGCACCGTGCCTGAGCTGTTGGCGTTCGTGTTGAACAACACCAAGAGGAAAAAGAAAAGGAATGTTCTGGCGCACGGTTATGGTTACACGTTCCAGGACCGCGACGCCGACCAGTTTAAGTTTCATGGCGAGATCACTCAGAGTGCCGCGTACATCCACGGCAGCGACTTATGGAAGAGGATCTGCCAGCGCCTCGGCACCGACGTCTCCAAGTACCTCCTGGAGAGCTGTTCCTTGTTCGTTACGGTGCCGCCGTCGTCCGCGTTCCAGGTGTGCGGCGTGCCTGTGTACGACCGCGTTTCCATGTCAACGGGTATCTCTAGGTTCCACCTGGGATACAAACGGAATGGTACTActagaaacagcagagggagaagtGAGGTCAGAAATGGGGGATGGGAATTTCAGCGTTCTGGTGGGAGAAAAAGGAGAtgggatggaggtagagacaCTGGGAaaaggaagggagaagaggtCAGTTTGggtgggaagagggagagggaggaggtggaaggagatgGGTGTTTGCCTGGAAAAAGGAGAtgggatggaggtagagacaCTGGGAaaaggaagggagaagaggtcagtttgggaggggagagggaggaggtggaaggagatgGGTGTTTGCCTGGAAAAAGGAGAtgggatggaggtagagacaCTGGGAaaaggaagggagaagaggtcagtttgggagggaagagggagagggaggaggtggaaggagatgGGTGTTTGCCTGGAAAAGGGAGAtgggatggaggtagagacaCTGGGAaaaggaagggagaagaggtcagtttgggagggaagagggaggaggtggaaggagatgGGTATTTGCCTGGAAAAAGGAGATGTACTCAAAGAGAAGCTCCCACAGTCTCCAGTGGGACTAGCGATCGTAAGCACAGAACACTGGAAACAAATGGGGTCAAGAGACCAGTGGAGGTTATTTCTCTCACCAAGGGACCCACACAGAGCCTACAGGTTTTCAATGGTTCTAGCAATGTGGAACCGGTGTCAGCAGAAATGGAACGTCTCAGGAAGCCAATGGAGCAACTGTCTGGACCCGGAAGACCGTTGGAGGCTGTGATGGTCACCATAGCGCCCGCCGAGAGCTCTAAACAGGTCTCCGACGGCACAGGTAATATCGAGCAGATGTCAATGAAAACAGGACATAGAAGGCCAGCGGCTGTAGTCCAAAGACCAGTAGAAGAACAGTCTGGACCCGTATCGGCCACCGTCCATGTAGAGGGGGGTCCTAGTTGGAGAACAGGGTCGTTCCCACCACTCTCCCACTCCCAGTCTTTCATTCGCACCCTGGGCATGCTCTACGGAGGGCGGGGCATGCGCCGCTTCCTACTAAACAGGAAGAGGAAAAGTAGGGACGAGGGGCCCAGGCGTCTGCAGGGGCGAGACTTAGTGAGACTGGTCTTCTTTGAAGGCGTGGCCTATCTGAACGGAGCCGAAAGGAAGCCTGAGAGACTTCCCAGAAGGTTTTTCACCTTGGTGCCTCTGTTTTGTCAGTTGTTACGTCGACACAGGAGGTGTCCCTATTCTAAGATACTGCAGAGGGTTTGTCCAGCAGTGGGACAGGGGGATATGGCCTCCCTCCTGCCCCAGCACAGTGCACCTCACCGGGTGTACCTCTTTGTCAGAGAGTGCCTCAACGCGGTGGTCCCCTCGGAGTTCTGGGGGTCGGACCATAACCGATTCAAATTCCTGTCCGCAGTCAGGAACTTCCTGTCCATGGGCAAGTTTGAGAGGATGTCATTGGCTGAGCTGATGTGGAAGATGAAGGTGAATGACTGTGATTGGCTGAAGATCAGCAAGACAG GCCGCTGCCCGCCCAGTGAGCTGTCGTATCGGACGCGAGTGCTAGGCCAGCTCCTGGCTTGGCTGCTGGATGGCTATGTGCTAGGCCTGGTGAGAGCTATGTTCTATGTCACAGAGAGCATGGGACAGAAGAACGCACTGCGCTTCTACAGATACCAGGTCTGGGCCAAGCTGCAGGAGCTGGCTCTCAG TGGTCACCTCTCTAAAGGTCAGATGTCAGAGTTGACCCTGGCCCAGGTGACGTCGCTCCCCAAAACCACTGTCATCTCCCGCCTCCGCTTCATCCCCAAGACCGAAGGCATGAGACCCATCACACGGGTCATAGGGGCTGACGCCAAAACGAGG TTGTTCCAGACCCGTGTGAAGGAGCTGTTAGATGTGCTAGGTGTCTGTGTacggtcctctccctctctcctgggtTCTACAGTGTGGGGGTTGACAGACATCCACAGAGTCCTCTCTTCCATCACCCCTGCTCAGAAAGACAAACCACAGCCGCTCTACTTTGTCAAG GTGGATGTGAGTGGGGCCTACGACAGTCTACCCCACACTCGGCTCTTGGAGGTGATTGGTCAGGTCCTGTCACATGTACAGGAAGAGCTTTTCTCAGTGCGATGCTATGCCAAGGTGTGGGCCGACACCCACGAGGGCCTCAAAAAGACCTTTGTCAGACag GCAGACACTGTGGCGTCCACCAACATgaaaggctttgtgatggcactGCAGAGAGAGGGCAAAGTTCACGATGCCATACTGGTGGAGCAG CATTTCTCCACAGATATTCATGGCAAAGACGTCTTGGAGTTCTTCACCCAGATGCTCTCTAGCTGTGTTGTCCAGTTTGGGAAGAA ATCGTTCCGTCAGTGTCAGGGGATTCCTCAGGGTTCCGTGGCGTCGTCTCTGCTGTGCTGCCTCTGTTACGGCCACATGGAGAACCTTCTGTTCCCTAACGTCAGTCAGAGAGGAGG gtgtcTGATGAGACTGGTTGACGATTTCCTCCTCATCACTCCTGACCTGAGCCAGGCACAGACCTTCCTCAA GACCCTGATGGCGGGGGTACCACAGTACGGGTGTGTGGTGAACCCCCAGAAGGTGGCTGTTAACTTccctttgggggagggggggtcctGCCCTGCTGGGGTACGCCTGCTGCCTTTACACTGTCTGTTCCCCTGGTGTGGACTATTGCTGAATACACACACCCTGGATGTCCACAATAACTACGgcag ctacGCTGGCCTATCCCTGCGCTACAGCCTGACGCTAGGCTCCGCCCACTGTGCGGGGCAGCAAATGAAGAGGAAGCTCATGTCCATCCTTAGATTCAAGTGCCACGCCCTCTTCCTGGACCTCAAA ACCAACTCCCTGGAGGCTGTCTATAGCAACATCTATAAGTTAGTTTTGCTGCACGCGTTCAG GTTCCATGCCTGTGCACAGAGTTTGCCGTTTGGTCAGAAAGTGGGCGGAAACCACTCGTACTTCCTCAACCTGATCTGGGACTTGGCGGAGTACACCAACCAGCTAGTCAGACTCTGCAACAAAG gtCTGTCTCTAGGCTGTAAGGCTTTAACAGGTAGCCTTCAGTATGAGGCAGTAGAACTGATATACTGTCTGGCCTTCCTGTTGGTTCTGTCCCGTCATCGCCCCCTCTACTACCATCTCCTCGCTCCGCTACGCACAC GTAAGAGGAAGCTGGAGGGGAAGCTGGTGGGTTTGAGATTGGCACGAATCAGACAAGCTGCCACACCCAAAATGCCTGAAGACTTCAAGGCCATCCGGGCCTAG
- the tert gene encoding telomerase reverse transcriptase isoform X2, whose amino-acid sequence MPSGDMTRVLGILSSLYPHVETLEEFADHTVFREGQRAVLIEPTDTTRFISFVRGVFVCTDKTLQDVPSCNQISTVPELLAFVLNNTKRKKKRNVLAHGYGYTFQDRDADQFKFHGEITQSAAYIHGSDLWKRICQRLGTDVSKYLLESCSLFVTVPPSSAFQVCGVPVYDRVSMSTGISRFHLGYKRNGTTRNSRGRSEVRNGGWEFQRSGGRKRRWDGGRDTGKRKGEEVSLGGKREREEVEGDGCLPGKRRWDGGRDTGKRKGEEVSLGGKREREEVEGDGCLPGKGRWDGGRDTGKRKGEEVSLGGKREEVEGDGYLPGKRRCTQREAPTVSSGTSDRKHRTLETNGVKRPVEVISLTKGPTQSLQVFNGSSNVEPVSAEMERLRKPMEQLSGPGRPLEAVMVTIAPAESSKQVSDGTGNIEQMSMKTGHRRPAAVVQRPVEEQSGPVSATVHVEGGPSWRTGSFPPLSHSQSFIRTLGMLYGGRGMRRFLLNRKRKSRDEGPRRLQGRDLVRLVFFEGVAYLNGAERKPERLPRRFFTLVPLFCQLLRRHRRCPYSKILQRVCPAVGQGDMASLLPQHSAPHRVYLFVRECLNAVVPSEFWGSDHNRFKFLSAVRNFLSMGKFERMSLAELMWKMKVNDCDWLKISKTGRCPPSELSYRTRVLGQLLAWLLDGYVLGLVRAMFYVTESMGQKNALRFYRYQVWAKLQELALSGHLSKGQMSELTLAQVTSLPKTTVISRLRFIPKTEGMRPITRVIGADAKTRLFQTRVKELLDVLGVCVRSSPSLLGSTVWGLTDIHRVLSSITPAQKDKPQPLYFVKVDVSGAYDSLPHTRLLEVIGQVLSHVQEELFSVRCYAKVWADTHEGLKKTFVRQADTVASTNMKGFVMALQREGKVHDAILVEQHFSTDIHGKDVLEFFTQMLSSCVVQFGKKSFRQCQGIPQGSVASSLLCCLCYGHMENLLFPNVSQRGGCLMRLVDDFLLITPDLSQAQTFLKTLMAGVPQYGCVVNPQKVAVNFPLGEGGSCPAGVRLLPLHCLFPWCGLLLNTHTLDVHNNYGSYAGLSLRYSLTLGSAHCAGQQMKRKLMSILRFKCHALFLDLKTNSLEAVYSNIYKLVLLHAFRFHACAQSLPFGQKVGGNHSYFLNLIWDLAEYTNQLVRLCNKGLSLGCKALTGSLQYEAVELIYCLAFLLVLSRHRPLYYHLLAPLRTRKRKLEGKLVGLRLARIRQAATPKMPEDFKAIRA is encoded by the exons ATGCCCAGTGGCGATATGACGCGTGTGCTCGGCATACTCAGCTCTCTGTATCCGCACGTCGAGACCCTGGAGGAGTTTGCAGACCATACTGTAttcagagagggacagagagcggtGCTCATCGAACCGACAGATACAACGCGCTTCATATCGTTTGTCCGGGGAGTGTTTGTCTGCACGGATAAAACCCTACAGGACGTCCCCAGCTGCAATCAG ATCAGCACCGTGCCTGAGCTGTTGGCGTTCGTGTTGAACAACACCAAGAGGAAAAAGAAAAGGAATGTTCTGGCGCACGGTTATGGTTACACGTTCCAGGACCGCGACGCCGACCAGTTTAAGTTTCATGGCGAGATCACTCAGAGTGCCGCGTACATCCACGGCAGCGACTTATGGAAGAGGATCTGCCAGCGCCTCGGCACCGACGTCTCCAAGTACCTCCTGGAGAGCTGTTCCTTGTTCGTTACGGTGCCGCCGTCGTCCGCGTTCCAGGTGTGCGGCGTGCCTGTGTACGACCGCGTTTCCATGTCAACGGGTATCTCTAGGTTCCACCTGGGATACAAACGGAATGGTACTActagaaacagcagagggagaagtGAGGTCAGAAATGGGGGATGGGAATTTCAGCGTTCTGGTGGGAGAAAAAGGAGAtgggatggaggtagagacaCTGGGAaaaggaagggagaagaggtCAGTTTGggtgggaagagggagagggaggag gtggaaggagatgGGTGTTTGCCTGGAAAAAGGAGAtgggatggaggtagagacaCTGGGAaaaggaagggagaagaggtcagtttgggagggaagagggagagggaggaggtggaaggagatgGGTGTTTGCCTGGAAAAGGGAGAtgggatggaggtagagacaCTGGGAaaaggaagggagaagaggtcagtttgggagggaagagggaggaggtggaaggagatgGGTATTTGCCTGGAAAAAGGAGATGTACTCAAAGAGAAGCTCCCACAGTCTCCAGTGGGACTAGCGATCGTAAGCACAGAACACTGGAAACAAATGGGGTCAAGAGACCAGTGGAGGTTATTTCTCTCACCAAGGGACCCACACAGAGCCTACAGGTTTTCAATGGTTCTAGCAATGTGGAACCGGTGTCAGCAGAAATGGAACGTCTCAGGAAGCCAATGGAGCAACTGTCTGGACCCGGAAGACCGTTGGAGGCTGTGATGGTCACCATAGCGCCCGCCGAGAGCTCTAAACAGGTCTCCGACGGCACAGGTAATATCGAGCAGATGTCAATGAAAACAGGACATAGAAGGCCAGCGGCTGTAGTCCAAAGACCAGTAGAAGAACAGTCTGGACCCGTATCGGCCACCGTCCATGTAGAGGGGGGTCCTAGTTGGAGAACAGGGTCGTTCCCACCACTCTCCCACTCCCAGTCTTTCATTCGCACCCTGGGCATGCTCTACGGAGGGCGGGGCATGCGCCGCTTCCTACTAAACAGGAAGAGGAAAAGTAGGGACGAGGGGCCCAGGCGTCTGCAGGGGCGAGACTTAGTGAGACTGGTCTTCTTTGAAGGCGTGGCCTATCTGAACGGAGCCGAAAGGAAGCCTGAGAGACTTCCCAGAAGGTTTTTCACCTTGGTGCCTCTGTTTTGTCAGTTGTTACGTCGACACAGGAGGTGTCCCTATTCTAAGATACTGCAGAGGGTTTGTCCAGCAGTGGGACAGGGGGATATGGCCTCCCTCCTGCCCCAGCACAGTGCACCTCACCGGGTGTACCTCTTTGTCAGAGAGTGCCTCAACGCGGTGGTCCCCTCGGAGTTCTGGGGGTCGGACCATAACCGATTCAAATTCCTGTCCGCAGTCAGGAACTTCCTGTCCATGGGCAAGTTTGAGAGGATGTCATTGGCTGAGCTGATGTGGAAGATGAAGGTGAATGACTGTGATTGGCTGAAGATCAGCAAGACAG GCCGCTGCCCGCCCAGTGAGCTGTCGTATCGGACGCGAGTGCTAGGCCAGCTCCTGGCTTGGCTGCTGGATGGCTATGTGCTAGGCCTGGTGAGAGCTATGTTCTATGTCACAGAGAGCATGGGACAGAAGAACGCACTGCGCTTCTACAGATACCAGGTCTGGGCCAAGCTGCAGGAGCTGGCTCTCAG TGGTCACCTCTCTAAAGGTCAGATGTCAGAGTTGACCCTGGCCCAGGTGACGTCGCTCCCCAAAACCACTGTCATCTCCCGCCTCCGCTTCATCCCCAAGACCGAAGGCATGAGACCCATCACACGGGTCATAGGGGCTGACGCCAAAACGAGG TTGTTCCAGACCCGTGTGAAGGAGCTGTTAGATGTGCTAGGTGTCTGTGTacggtcctctccctctctcctgggtTCTACAGTGTGGGGGTTGACAGACATCCACAGAGTCCTCTCTTCCATCACCCCTGCTCAGAAAGACAAACCACAGCCGCTCTACTTTGTCAAG GTGGATGTGAGTGGGGCCTACGACAGTCTACCCCACACTCGGCTCTTGGAGGTGATTGGTCAGGTCCTGTCACATGTACAGGAAGAGCTTTTCTCAGTGCGATGCTATGCCAAGGTGTGGGCCGACACCCACGAGGGCCTCAAAAAGACCTTTGTCAGACag GCAGACACTGTGGCGTCCACCAACATgaaaggctttgtgatggcactGCAGAGAGAGGGCAAAGTTCACGATGCCATACTGGTGGAGCAG CATTTCTCCACAGATATTCATGGCAAAGACGTCTTGGAGTTCTTCACCCAGATGCTCTCTAGCTGTGTTGTCCAGTTTGGGAAGAA ATCGTTCCGTCAGTGTCAGGGGATTCCTCAGGGTTCCGTGGCGTCGTCTCTGCTGTGCTGCCTCTGTTACGGCCACATGGAGAACCTTCTGTTCCCTAACGTCAGTCAGAGAGGAGG gtgtcTGATGAGACTGGTTGACGATTTCCTCCTCATCACTCCTGACCTGAGCCAGGCACAGACCTTCCTCAA GACCCTGATGGCGGGGGTACCACAGTACGGGTGTGTGGTGAACCCCCAGAAGGTGGCTGTTAACTTccctttgggggagggggggtcctGCCCTGCTGGGGTACGCCTGCTGCCTTTACACTGTCTGTTCCCCTGGTGTGGACTATTGCTGAATACACACACCCTGGATGTCCACAATAACTACGgcag ctacGCTGGCCTATCCCTGCGCTACAGCCTGACGCTAGGCTCCGCCCACTGTGCGGGGCAGCAAATGAAGAGGAAGCTCATGTCCATCCTTAGATTCAAGTGCCACGCCCTCTTCCTGGACCTCAAA ACCAACTCCCTGGAGGCTGTCTATAGCAACATCTATAAGTTAGTTTTGCTGCACGCGTTCAG GTTCCATGCCTGTGCACAGAGTTTGCCGTTTGGTCAGAAAGTGGGCGGAAACCACTCGTACTTCCTCAACCTGATCTGGGACTTGGCGGAGTACACCAACCAGCTAGTCAGACTCTGCAACAAAG gtCTGTCTCTAGGCTGTAAGGCTTTAACAGGTAGCCTTCAGTATGAGGCAGTAGAACTGATATACTGTCTGGCCTTCCTGTTGGTTCTGTCCCGTCATCGCCCCCTCTACTACCATCTCCTCGCTCCGCTACGCACAC GTAAGAGGAAGCTGGAGGGGAAGCTGGTGGGTTTGAGATTGGCACGAATCAGACAAGCTGCCACACCCAAAATGCCTGAAGACTTCAAGGCCATCCGGGCCTAG